One part of the Pecten maximus chromosome 1, xPecMax1.1, whole genome shotgun sequence genome encodes these proteins:
- the LOC117333465 gene encoding UDP-galactose/UDP-glucose transporter 7-like isoform X1, with the protein MTLITFPRFQVKTVYDSNLRGLRNSAKMLCPEILSGYKHLTSTFTGTAAAFFYGTCSVSMAFINKTLMTTFDFDYPVFIMVMQMIFTICLLELLSILHLIHLPRYTLQRGKMFFLPALFYGVNSILGLNALGHMNVAMYGVLKRCVPLATMFLSVLILKKGYPSRVTITSVLLITGGCVIASYGDLKFNLYAYTCGALSNLTHSLYLLLVQKVTEKDLTTVETLQLNSFNTLPFLTAYSVFSGEINEVMQYKQAKNVAFIVLFFATISIGCMLNYSLFLCTSLTSALTTSVVGGVKALMQTVFGMFTFGGISHNLATYLGITVNMSGSIMYLYGKYKEGKQRATMGGILHKVISVSTAEDFKDLANGNGTIRYTREAENSERLHSIKEENSDHESFSESSISKFSLDSRS; encoded by the exons ATGACGCTAATTACATTTCCACGTTTCCAGGTAAAAACAGTCTACGACAGTAACCTGCGAGG ACTTCGAAATTCTGCCAAGATGTTGTGCCCTGAAATTCTGTCGGGCTACAAGCATCTAACCTCCACATTCACAGGCACAGCTGCAGCTTTCTTCTATGGCACTTGTTCCGTCTCCATGgcatttataaacaaaacattgatgACCACGTTTGATTTTGACTACCCTGTCTTCATCATGGTCATGCAGATGATTTTCACAATCTGCCTCTTGGAGCTGCTTAGCATTTTACATCTAATACATTTACCTAGATACACACTACAACGGGGTAAGATGTTTTTTCTTCCTGCTTTGTTTTATGGTGTAAATTCCATTTTGGGACTTAATGCACTTGGTCACATGAACGTGGCAATGTATGGAGTGTTAAAACGATGTGTACCCTTGGCAACTATGTTCCTGTCCGTGCTGATTCTTAAGAAGGGCTACCCCTCCAGGGTTACCATTACATCTGTGCTTCTCATTACTGGAGGATGTGTCATAGCAA GTTACGGTGACCTGAAGTTTAACCTGTATGCCTACACTTGTGGTGCTTTGAGTAACCTGACCCATTCTCTTTACCTATTGCTGGTTCAGAAGGTCACAGAAAAGGATCTGACCACTGTGGAAACGCTTCAACTAAACAGCTTCAATACTCTTCCCTTCCTTACAGCTTACAGTGTCTTCAGTGGTGAAATTAACGAGGTGATGCAGTATAAGCAGGCCAAGAATGTAGCATTTATTGTGCTGTTTTTCGCGACTATAAGTATAGGATGTATGTTAAACTACTCATTGTTTTTATGTACAAGTTTGACGTCGGCATTAACAACAAGTGTAGTCGGTGGGGTGAAGGCCTTGATGCAGACTGTATTCGGAATGTTTACATTTGGCGGAATTAGTCACAACTTGGCTACTTACTTAGGGATCACAGTCAACATGTCAGGGAGCATCATGTATTTATATGGAAAGTACAAGGAAGGCAAACAACGAGCAACTAtgggaggaatattacacaagGTCATTAGCGTTTCTACTGCCGAAGATTTCAAAGATCTTGCTAATGGGAACGGAACCATTAGATATACAAGGGAAGCAGAAAATTCTGAACGTCTACACTCAATAAAGGAAGAAAATTCAGATCATGAGTCCTTCAGCGAATCTTCAATTAGTAAATTTTCGCTTGATTCGAGAAGTTGA
- the LOC117333465 gene encoding UDP-galactose/UDP-glucose transporter 7-like isoform X3: MGQLTNLVKTVYDSNLRGLRNSAKMLCPEILSGYKHLTSTFTGTAAAFFYGTCSVSMAFINKTLMTTFDFDYPVFIMVMQMIFTICLLELLSILHLIHLPRYTLQRGKMFFLPALFYGVNSILGLNALGHMNVAMYGVLKRCVPLATMFLSVLILKKGYPSRVTITSVLLITGGCVIASYGDLKFNLYAYTCGALSNLTHSLYLLLVQKVTEKDLTTVETLQLNSFNTLPFLTAYSVFSGEINEVMQYKQAKNVAFIVLFFATISIGCMLNYSLFLCTSLTSALTTSVVGGVKALMQTVFGMFTFGGISHNLATYLGITVNMSGSIMYLYGKYKEGKQRATMGGILHKVISVSTAEDFKDLANGNGTIRYTREAENSERLHSIKEENSDHESFSESSISKFSLDSRS; this comes from the exons ATGGGTCAACTAACTAACCTG GTAAAAACAGTCTACGACAGTAACCTGCGAGG ACTTCGAAATTCTGCCAAGATGTTGTGCCCTGAAATTCTGTCGGGCTACAAGCATCTAACCTCCACATTCACAGGCACAGCTGCAGCTTTCTTCTATGGCACTTGTTCCGTCTCCATGgcatttataaacaaaacattgatgACCACGTTTGATTTTGACTACCCTGTCTTCATCATGGTCATGCAGATGATTTTCACAATCTGCCTCTTGGAGCTGCTTAGCATTTTACATCTAATACATTTACCTAGATACACACTACAACGGGGTAAGATGTTTTTTCTTCCTGCTTTGTTTTATGGTGTAAATTCCATTTTGGGACTTAATGCACTTGGTCACATGAACGTGGCAATGTATGGAGTGTTAAAACGATGTGTACCCTTGGCAACTATGTTCCTGTCCGTGCTGATTCTTAAGAAGGGCTACCCCTCCAGGGTTACCATTACATCTGTGCTTCTCATTACTGGAGGATGTGTCATAGCAA GTTACGGTGACCTGAAGTTTAACCTGTATGCCTACACTTGTGGTGCTTTGAGTAACCTGACCCATTCTCTTTACCTATTGCTGGTTCAGAAGGTCACAGAAAAGGATCTGACCACTGTGGAAACGCTTCAACTAAACAGCTTCAATACTCTTCCCTTCCTTACAGCTTACAGTGTCTTCAGTGGTGAAATTAACGAGGTGATGCAGTATAAGCAGGCCAAGAATGTAGCATTTATTGTGCTGTTTTTCGCGACTATAAGTATAGGATGTATGTTAAACTACTCATTGTTTTTATGTACAAGTTTGACGTCGGCATTAACAACAAGTGTAGTCGGTGGGGTGAAGGCCTTGATGCAGACTGTATTCGGAATGTTTACATTTGGCGGAATTAGTCACAACTTGGCTACTTACTTAGGGATCACAGTCAACATGTCAGGGAGCATCATGTATTTATATGGAAAGTACAAGGAAGGCAAACAACGAGCAACTAtgggaggaatattacacaagGTCATTAGCGTTTCTACTGCCGAAGATTTCAAAGATCTTGCTAATGGGAACGGAACCATTAGATATACAAGGGAAGCAGAAAATTCTGAACGTCTACACTCAATAAAGGAAGAAAATTCAGATCATGAGTCCTTCAGCGAATCTTCAATTAGTAAATTTTCGCTTGATTCGAGAAGTTGA
- the LOC117333465 gene encoding UDP-galactose/UDP-glucose transporter 7-like isoform X2, with amino-acid sequence MLHVTSLIGKRNQRILATVLRNSAKMLCPEILSGYKHLTSTFTGTAAAFFYGTCSVSMAFINKTLMTTFDFDYPVFIMVMQMIFTICLLELLSILHLIHLPRYTLQRGKMFFLPALFYGVNSILGLNALGHMNVAMYGVLKRCVPLATMFLSVLILKKGYPSRVTITSVLLITGGCVIASYGDLKFNLYAYTCGALSNLTHSLYLLLVQKVTEKDLTTVETLQLNSFNTLPFLTAYSVFSGEINEVMQYKQAKNVAFIVLFFATISIGCMLNYSLFLCTSLTSALTTSVVGGVKALMQTVFGMFTFGGISHNLATYLGITVNMSGSIMYLYGKYKEGKQRATMGGILHKVISVSTAEDFKDLANGNGTIRYTREAENSERLHSIKEENSDHESFSESSISKFSLDSRS; translated from the exons atgttacatgtaactTCCTTAATAGGAAAGAGGAATCAAAGGATTCTTGCTACtgt ACTTCGAAATTCTGCCAAGATGTTGTGCCCTGAAATTCTGTCGGGCTACAAGCATCTAACCTCCACATTCACAGGCACAGCTGCAGCTTTCTTCTATGGCACTTGTTCCGTCTCCATGgcatttataaacaaaacattgatgACCACGTTTGATTTTGACTACCCTGTCTTCATCATGGTCATGCAGATGATTTTCACAATCTGCCTCTTGGAGCTGCTTAGCATTTTACATCTAATACATTTACCTAGATACACACTACAACGGGGTAAGATGTTTTTTCTTCCTGCTTTGTTTTATGGTGTAAATTCCATTTTGGGACTTAATGCACTTGGTCACATGAACGTGGCAATGTATGGAGTGTTAAAACGATGTGTACCCTTGGCAACTATGTTCCTGTCCGTGCTGATTCTTAAGAAGGGCTACCCCTCCAGGGTTACCATTACATCTGTGCTTCTCATTACTGGAGGATGTGTCATAGCAA GTTACGGTGACCTGAAGTTTAACCTGTATGCCTACACTTGTGGTGCTTTGAGTAACCTGACCCATTCTCTTTACCTATTGCTGGTTCAGAAGGTCACAGAAAAGGATCTGACCACTGTGGAAACGCTTCAACTAAACAGCTTCAATACTCTTCCCTTCCTTACAGCTTACAGTGTCTTCAGTGGTGAAATTAACGAGGTGATGCAGTATAAGCAGGCCAAGAATGTAGCATTTATTGTGCTGTTTTTCGCGACTATAAGTATAGGATGTATGTTAAACTACTCATTGTTTTTATGTACAAGTTTGACGTCGGCATTAACAACAAGTGTAGTCGGTGGGGTGAAGGCCTTGATGCAGACTGTATTCGGAATGTTTACATTTGGCGGAATTAGTCACAACTTGGCTACTTACTTAGGGATCACAGTCAACATGTCAGGGAGCATCATGTATTTATATGGAAAGTACAAGGAAGGCAAACAACGAGCAACTAtgggaggaatattacacaagGTCATTAGCGTTTCTACTGCCGAAGATTTCAAAGATCTTGCTAATGGGAACGGAACCATTAGATATACAAGGGAAGCAGAAAATTCTGAACGTCTACACTCAATAAAGGAAGAAAATTCAGATCATGAGTCCTTCAGCGAATCTTCAATTAGTAAATTTTCGCTTGATTCGAGAAGTTGA
- the LOC117333407 gene encoding uncharacterized protein LOC117333407 isoform X2 produces MAKQEDIWKVFVPYTIVSSPKGHLCGKLNEQLKLVYISGILDKSESTNADKIGRWESSETHLNYHDKNSNFAVYLNMSLTGQMECDVVIEKHSVVSSCIIYNPDDLVKSYFITCRDRITDRGTSRTGILQTVINYIQEFQQNTKLNYKENNIFPTSVFVRCVIKMFGLFHLLKLALDNRITRRYGIVKQVLDTPAFVHQLSNRCKQNEQVTCEIPTPLQHFRCMDALSRQVVDTGLGVTVMYFLMQSDISDIVAASVSSWADQTADNLSLLLEWLMGVPAGLKLNNQLTQYLGHFFVYHIYLWKGYLYLLNPVLSGVLWYLLCVGVLGLTSQLCVLQDVVSMMTLHVYCFYVYAARLYRLQVYTLSALWRLFRGKKWNTLRQRVDSSSFDVDQLFVGTLLFTVLLFMLPTTMLYYTVFTMITLCSTQYHQTRKMVTAYFPCKLPHHLSTNYLT; encoded by the exons ATGGCCAAGCAGGAAGACATTTGGAAAGTTTTTGTTCCGTACACTATCGTATCATCTCCCAAAGGTCATCTTTGTGGGAAGCTCAATGAACAATTGAAGCTTGTTTACATATCAGGGATATTGGATAAATCGGAATCAACAAATGCTGATAAAATCGGTCGGTGGGAGtcatcagaaacacatctgaatTATCATGACAAGAACAGCAACTTTGCTGTGTACTTAAACATGTCATTGACTGGACAGATGGaatgtgatgttgtgattgaaAAGCATTCAGTTGTTAGTAGTTGCATCATCTACAATCCAGATGACCTTGTCAAGTCCTATTTTATAACCTGCAGGGATAGAATAACAGACCGAGGAACATCGAGGACAGGCATCCTACAAACTGTTATAAATTACATACAAGAATTCCAACAAAACACAAAGTTGAACTACAaggaaaataatatatttccaACCAGTGTATTTGTCAGATGTGTGATTAAGATGTTTGGACTTTTTCATCTTCTTAAGCTAGCCTTGGATAACAG GATTACCCGACGTTATGGCATTGTGAAGCAGGTCCTGGACACACCAGCTTTTGTTCACCAACTATCCAATCGCTGTAAACAAAACGAACAAGTGACATGTGAGATACCCACACCACTGCAACATTTCAG GTGTATGGATGCCCTCAGTCGTCAGGTTGTGGACACTGGACTTGGAGTCACAGTTATGTATTTCCTGATGCAGAGTGACATCAGTGACATAGTCGCAGCATCAGTATCATCCTGGGCAGAT CAAACAGCTGATAACCTGTCCCTGCTGTTGGAGTGGTTGATGGGGGTTCCTGCTGGGCTAAAGTTAAACAACCAGCTCACACAATACCTTGGTCACTTCTTCGTCTATCACATCTACTTGTGGAAAG gTTACCTGTACCTGTTAAATCCTGTCCTCAGTGGAGTGCTATGGTACTTGCTGTGTGTGGGTGTACTTGGTTTGACGTCCCAGCTATGTGTACTTCAGGACGTTGTTTCCATGATGACGTTGCATGTCTACTGCTTCTATGTCTATGCTGCAAG GCTTTACCGTCTGCAGGTGTACACATTGTCTGCCCTGTGGAGATTGTTCCGTGGTAAAAAGTGGAACACCCTACGACAGCGAGTTGATTCCAGCTCCTTTGACGTGGACCAGCTGTTTGTCGGGACATTGCTCTTCACTGTTCTTCTGTTTATGCTACCTACCACCATGCTATATTACACAGTATTCACCATG ATAACATTGTGTTCAACGCAATACCATCAGACAAGGAAAATGGTGACTGCATATTTTCCATGCAA GTTACCCCACCATCTTTCTACAAACTACTTAACTTAA
- the LOC117333407 gene encoding phosphatidylinositol N-acetylglucosaminyltransferase subunit Q-like isoform X1 produces the protein MAKQEDIWKVFVPYTIVSSPKGHLCGKLNEQLKLVYISGILDKSESTNADKIGRWESSETHLNYHDKNSNFAVYLNMSLTGQMECDVVIEKHSVVSSCIIYNPDDLVKSYFITCRDRITDRGTSRTGILQTVINYIQEFQQNTKLNYKENNIFPTSVFVRCVIKMFGLFHLLKLALDNRITRRYGIVKQVLDTPAFVHQLSNRCKQNEQVTCEIPTPLQHFRCMDALSRQVVDTGLGVTVMYFLMQSDISDIVAASVSSWADQTADNLSLLLEWLMGVPAGLKLNNQLTQYLGHFFVYHIYLWKGYLYLLNPVLSGVLWYLLCVGVLGLTSQLCVLQDVVSMMTLHVYCFYVYAARLYRLQVYTLSALWRLFRGKKWNTLRQRVDSSSFDVDQLFVGTLLFTVLLFMLPTTMLYYTVFTMLRLLTLLVHGLLTNVVHFLNHFTVHTVCLWLVHPKSVTDNIVFNAIPSDKENGDCIFSMQVTPPSFYKLLNLSRQLCKRKKDVTESWGSFVTSLFKGHLVCPWIDLNGINRDKAQ, from the exons ATGGCCAAGCAGGAAGACATTTGGAAAGTTTTTGTTCCGTACACTATCGTATCATCTCCCAAAGGTCATCTTTGTGGGAAGCTCAATGAACAATTGAAGCTTGTTTACATATCAGGGATATTGGATAAATCGGAATCAACAAATGCTGATAAAATCGGTCGGTGGGAGtcatcagaaacacatctgaatTATCATGACAAGAACAGCAACTTTGCTGTGTACTTAAACATGTCATTGACTGGACAGATGGaatgtgatgttgtgattgaaAAGCATTCAGTTGTTAGTAGTTGCATCATCTACAATCCAGATGACCTTGTCAAGTCCTATTTTATAACCTGCAGGGATAGAATAACAGACCGAGGAACATCGAGGACAGGCATCCTACAAACTGTTATAAATTACATACAAGAATTCCAACAAAACACAAAGTTGAACTACAaggaaaataatatatttccaACCAGTGTATTTGTCAGATGTGTGATTAAGATGTTTGGACTTTTTCATCTTCTTAAGCTAGCCTTGGATAACAG GATTACCCGACGTTATGGCATTGTGAAGCAGGTCCTGGACACACCAGCTTTTGTTCACCAACTATCCAATCGCTGTAAACAAAACGAACAAGTGACATGTGAGATACCCACACCACTGCAACATTTCAG GTGTATGGATGCCCTCAGTCGTCAGGTTGTGGACACTGGACTTGGAGTCACAGTTATGTATTTCCTGATGCAGAGTGACATCAGTGACATAGTCGCAGCATCAGTATCATCCTGGGCAGAT CAAACAGCTGATAACCTGTCCCTGCTGTTGGAGTGGTTGATGGGGGTTCCTGCTGGGCTAAAGTTAAACAACCAGCTCACACAATACCTTGGTCACTTCTTCGTCTATCACATCTACTTGTGGAAAG gTTACCTGTACCTGTTAAATCCTGTCCTCAGTGGAGTGCTATGGTACTTGCTGTGTGTGGGTGTACTTGGTTTGACGTCCCAGCTATGTGTACTTCAGGACGTTGTTTCCATGATGACGTTGCATGTCTACTGCTTCTATGTCTATGCTGCAAG GCTTTACCGTCTGCAGGTGTACACATTGTCTGCCCTGTGGAGATTGTTCCGTGGTAAAAAGTGGAACACCCTACGACAGCGAGTTGATTCCAGCTCCTTTGACGTGGACCAGCTGTTTGTCGGGACATTGCTCTTCACTGTTCTTCTGTTTATGCTACCTACCACCATGCTATATTACACAGTATTCACCATG TTGAGGTTGCTAACACTCTTGGTTCATGGCTTATTGACCAATGTTGTCCACTTTCTCAATCATTTCACCGTCCATACCGTGTGCCTGTGGCTTGTACACCCTAAAAGTGTGACAG ATAACATTGTGTTCAACGCAATACCATCAGACAAGGAAAATGGTGACTGCATATTTTCCATGCAA GTTACCCCACCATCTTTCTACAAACTACTTAACTTAAGTCGTCAGCTATGTAAAAGAAAGAAGGATGTCACTGAAAGTTGGGGATCTTTTGTCACTAGTCTTTTTAAGGGACACCTGGTGTGTCCATGGATAGACCTTAACGGCATCAACAGAGACAAAGCTCAGTGA